One window of the Magnolia sinica isolate HGM2019 chromosome 19, MsV1, whole genome shotgun sequence genome contains the following:
- the LOC131234630 gene encoding uncharacterized protein LOC131234630, with translation MLQTVIHIERHRSEPTTEDLEVHTVVDMISDNLDLFLQAETSKIHFSELVSHMDIPPYCIESMALKLTDMAKKAHEVGKKILRNQFDVLILVEEDNYEEVRVAEAQRESMDLAYQGRASAVPPSRSSVEALERMVFDKGKSDEIKCTICLNDFSTGMKVIRMPVLTYF, from the coding sequence ATGTTACAGACGGTCATACATATAGAAAGACATCGATCTGAGCCCACCACTGAAGATTTGGAAGTTCATACTGTGGTGGATATGATCTCGGATAATCTCGACCTTTTCTTACAAGCTGAGACATCTAAAATCCATTTCTCTGAGTTGGTTTCACATATGGATATTCCTCCATACTGCATTGAATCAATGGCCTTGAAACTTACTGACATGGCGAAGAAAGCCCATGAAGTGGGAAAAAAGATATTACGTAACCAATTTGATGTATTGATATTGGTTGAAGAAGATAATTATGAAGAAGTGAGAGTGGCTGAGGCCCAAAGAGAATCAATGGACTTGGCTTATCAAGGGAGGGCTAGTGCAGTCCCACCATCAAGATCTTCAGTTGAAGCGTTGGAGAGGATGGTGTTCGACAAAGGAAAGTCTGATGAGATCAAGTGTACAATTTGTTTGAATGACTTCTCTACAGGGATGAAGGTCATACGGATGCCCGTGCTCACATATTTTTGA